The Natranaerobius trueperi genome segment GACAAAAATCTCTATTTTAATAACTTACAAGCAAGTACACCAAACTTATTGATGGACTTTACTAAAATAACAGGCGATAATTTATTTCGCCCTTTTTTAATAAATAGCGCTTATACACTTATGAACAGACAAAACGAAGATGTTTTTTTTAGGACTGAAGTACAAGCAGATTATTTAAATAATGCTTATGGAATTAAAGAAAACTTTATAGATACTAGAATGTCAGCCGATGCTTCTATTTTTTTAGTAGATGTAGGAAAAGAGTATAATAATGAAAATATTATTAAAAGAGGGAAGGAGTATCTAAATTATTTTAGTAACTTAAAAAAAAGGAGTTATTCATGAGGTGGCAGGAGGTATATTATTCCCTGATTATTACCATGAAAAACAAGATACAAACTCTGTTGCTGTAGTTTCTTTAAACCATGCAATACATAATTTGAATACAAGTTTCATTTAAAGAATTATGGTATTTTACCAAGGGAATATGAAGACCTGATAAATGAGACTTTAACAGCATTAAATAACACAAAAGAGTACTAAATCAACTCTTATGGTGACTTGTATTATGGTTATCATCCTACTAACGAATTTTAAGGAGAAGATTACTTATAGGGATTTATTGATATTAGAAAGTAACTTAAAAAAGTATGATTACAATTATACTTTCAGTGAAAAACTTTTTAAAACTAAACACGAGTATTTACAAATTTATGATGTGACAGGAGAGGATGCAAATAATTTTGAGAGTAACCTTTCTAAAAAGACAATTTTAAAAAGCTTAGAAAAGGCACCTAGATACGGTAGAGCTTTTCTTTCTCCTCAAATCCAAATTAAGTGGGAAAGTGATGATAGATATTTTTATTCTATGGGAAATCACCTATGGTTAACTGGGGCATCAGAGATAATTACTCGAAAAGACAAAAAGTATTTAGACCCGGAGTCTAAATACTTTATTGAAATTTCTGATGAAGACCTAATAATTAAATCTTAATGTCTACGAATTCGAAGGGTTCGGTAGTCAAAAAGTTCTTCATGACCTCTAACTAACTCACTACTAGAACGAATATAAATATTCCTTTTATCATTAGGGAGGATTATAGGCAGCCTCAAATTTCATCAAAGTTATTTATACATTGTAAGTAACTTTATTTTACTATACTATACAAGGAAAAGTGAACAACTTTGTATTTATCAATTAAAGAAGCTGCTACTTTTATGAGTGGTATAATGATATGTCCATTTAATTTAGAGGATATTTCTAGTTATCTGCGAAAACTGGATACTATTATCAATTAGACTATTAGAAGACTACTCAGTATCTATTAGAAAGTATTACAGTATTTGATATTAATTACCAAAAAGCATATAATAAAAAGCAATTTAGAAATAACTAGCTAATAATAAAGGAGGTATTTTTAATTTTATGAGAAAGTCAGTTTTTGTTGGGATCGTATTAGTCATGATTTTGGGCACAGCTGTATTTATAGGGTGTGAAGATACTGGTGGTGCTGAGGCTGAGACAATTGAACTTGCTCATGGTAATTGGACCTGTGCCACTGCGAAAACATATTTAGCAGCTGGGGTTATCGAAGAAGAGATGGGTTTTGATGTTGAAATAACAATGGCAGATCTAGGCATGGTATTTAGCGATGTTGCAAATGGAGAACAAGATATATATATTGCAACTTGGCTACCTGTTACTCATGAGAGTTATATGGATGAACATAGTGATGATTTAGAAAATTTAGGGACAGTCTATGATAATGCTAGAATTGGTTTAGTGGTTCCTGACTATATTGATATCGATAGTATTGATGAAATGGATGAGCATAGAGATAAATTCCAAGAGAAAATAGTTGGTATAGAAGAGGGTGCTGGTATCATGCAAAATACTAATGACGCTCTTGAAGAGTATGATAGTTTAGCTGAATATGAGTTACTAACTAGTAGTGAAGCTTCAATGATAGCAGAACTTCGAGATGCTATTGATAATGAAGAATGGGTAGTAGTAACTGGTTGGACCCCCCACTGGAAATTTGCAGATTGGGATCTTAAATTTTTAGAAGATCCTGATAATATTTACGGTGATGCTGAGCGAGTTGACGCTGTAACTAGAAAAGGTTTTTCGGAAGAGAATGCTGAAGTTGCTGAGTTTATAGAAAACTTCTATGTTGATGATGAACAACTTAGTAAATTAATGGCGATGATTGAGGAATCTGATGATCCAATGGGTTCTGCTTTAGAATGGATAGAAGAAAATCAAGATACAGTACAAGATTGGATTTCGTAAAGAAGCAGGCGCTTAAAGCGCCTGCTTCTCATTTGTGTGTGCCCGGTATGGGTATAAGCTATAAGGTGAAAGTCCCGAACAGCGAAGGTAGTAGTAGCTGTAGCTCAAGACAAGGGTGGTGGAGGTGACTCTATCATCTGAAGGAAGTCAGCGGCAAATTTTCGCCTCGAGGGACACGAATCTCATACAAGGCTAGGCAACACTGGATTAGTCTGCACATCAAGACAAAGTCCTTACTACCGAAGGTGTTACCGAGTAAATGAGGCGGGGATATGGAAAGAAAGTTTATGCCCTTACCCGGGGAGAATCTGCTCGAACGCCACAGATAAGTGGTAAGCATGGTCGAGAGGCTATGTTGAACAGCAGACGTCAGCAGAGGTCATAGTACTTGGTAGCTTAAGATATCAGGGAAGGACCGAACTAATTATGGAGAATCATTACCAGGCGTTCATTTGTCTCAAAGAAGCAGAAAACAAAGTTCCTACCTTGAGAAGGAAGTGGTGATTCCCACGGGGGACTTGAGGAGGGTGGAGAGAACAGATGACACAATCGTATGAGTGGTTCACGTAGGAGGTCATATCTAATGTTGAAATTGATCATGTTACGGCAGAATCTAAACGAAGCTCTAAAGAGGGTAGAAAAGAATAAGGGTAGTCATGGTGTTGACAAGATACCGTCAAATCCCTACGAGTGCATCTTAATCAAAATTGGACTGAAATAAGTGAACAGATTCTGTCGGGTACCTATCAACCAGAACCCGTCCGCCGAGTCGAAATCCCAAAGTTAGATGGAGGTACTAGGGAGTTAGGTATTCCTACAGTAACAGATCGTTTCTTCCAACAAGCAATAGCCCAACAACTATCTCTTCTACTCGACGGAACGTTCTCGGAACATTCTCGGAACATAGCTATGGTTTCCGTCCTGGAAAAAGGGCGCACAATGCAGTTAACCAACCGGAAAGCTTATTGGCGTATAGCTAAAAGTCCAATAC includes the following:
- a CDS encoding glycine betaine ABC transporter substrate-binding protein, which produces MRKSVFVGIVLVMILGTAVFIGCEDTGGAEAETIELAHGNWTCATAKTYLAAGVIEEEMGFDVEITMADLGMVFSDVANGEQDIYIATWLPVTHESYMDEHSDDLENLGTVYDNARIGLVVPDYIDIDSIDEMDEHRDKFQEKIVGIEEGAGIMQNTNDALEEYDSLAEYELLTSSEASMIAELRDAIDNEEWVVVTGWTPHWKFADWDLKFLEDPDNIYGDAERVDAVTRKGFSEENAEVAEFIENFYVDDEQLSKLMAMIEESDDPMGSALEWIEENQDTVQDWIS